The sequence ATCCACCCATTGTAAACGTACGCACCTCCTATGCAGGCGCCAATTCAGATATTATTGAAACACAGATCACCGAGCCCCTCGAGAAATCTATCAACGGGATAGCCGGTATCAAAAATATATCGTCCAGCAGTAGCCAGGGAACTTCCAATATCACAGTTGAATTTGAACTGGGTATAGACCTCGAAGCAGCTACCAACGACGTGCGTGATAAAGTATCACAGGCACTCCGTAACCTGCCTCCCGATATCGATGCTCCACCTGTGGTATCCAAAGAAGATGCGAATTCCGACTATATCCTCTCCATGACATTGCAGAGCAATACCCGCAATCAGCTGGAGATCACGGAATATGCGAACAACGTGCTGCTGGAAAGACTCCAGACCATTCCCGGCGTTAGCTCTATCCGTATACTTGGCGAAAAGAAATATGCCATGCGTCTCTGGATGGATCCTGCCCGCCTCTCTGCTTATAGCCTCACACCTTCCGATGTACAGGCTGCGCTGGCCAGAGAAAACGTAGAACTTCCCTCCGGTAAAATTGCCGGTAATGCCACTGAACTGACAGTACGCACTTTTGGCCGTTTGAATACGGAAGAAGATTTTAATAACCTGATTATTAAAAATGTCAATAGCAGCGTCATTCATTTCAGGGATATTGGTCAGGCAGTATTAGGTCCTGAAAATGAAGAAACGATTCTGAAAGAATCAGGTGTGCCCATGATCGCCCTGGCCCTTACCCCACAACCGGGTTCTAACTATGTAGCCATCACCGATGAATTCTATAAAAGATATGAACAGCTGAAAAAAGACCTGCCACCGGATCTGAGCACGAATATCGCTATCGATAACACCCGCTTTATCCGCAAGTCTATCGAAGAAGTGGAAGAAACCCTTGTCGTGGCACTGGTGCTGGTGATCCTCATCATCTACCTCTTCTTCCGCGATTGGCTCATGGCCTTCCGTCCATTGGTGGATATCCCGGTATCCCTCATTGCAGCATTCTTTATTATGTATATGTGTGGCTTCACCATTAATATATTGACACTGCTGGCAATCGTACTCGCTACAGGATTGGTGGTGGATGATGGGATCGTGGTCACGGAAAATATCTATAAAAAGATTGAAGCAGGCATGCCACGTATGCAGGCAGCGAAGGAAGGTTCTGAAGAAATATTCTTTGCCGTTATCGCAACCAGTATCACGCTGGCATTCGTATTCCTGCCGATTGTATTCCTGCAGGGGTTCGTAGGCCGCCTGTTCAGGGAGTTTGGGATTGTGGTAGCAGGAGCAGTACTCATCTCTGCATTTGTATCCCTCACGTTGACACCCGTATTGAATGTGAAGCTGGGTCGTAAAAAGCATACCCACTCCTGGTTTTATACCAAAACGGAACCGTTCTTTACCTGGATGGAAGATAGTTACCAGAGCGCCCTGGAGAAATTCATGAAAGTGCGCTGGATAGCTATCCTGATTATTTTAGGGTGTGTGGCCATGATTTACGTCATATTCCGCAACCTGCAGTCAGAGCTGGCGCCGATTGAAGACCGTAGCCAGTTCCGTCTTTCTATCTCAGCTCCGGAAGGTACTTCTTACGACTATATGGAACGGTACATGGATGGGTTAACCCAGTTTATGATCGATTCCATTCCTGAAAAAAATATCGTACTGACTGTGACTGCACCCGGCTTTAGTGGCGGTGGTGCGGTGAACAGTGGCTTTGCGAATGTGGTGCTCACTGAACCAACTGAGCGAACCCGTTCTCAAAAGGAAATTGTGAACATGGTGAACCGGAATATGTTCAGGTTCTCCGAAGGAAAGGTGTTCGCCATTGAACAGCAAACCATTCAGGTAGGTCGTCGTAGTGGTTTGCCTGTATCTTTTGTATTGCAGCATATCAACTTCGATAGTTTAACAAGGGTATTGCCGCTCTTCCTCGATGAGGCGAACAGTGATCCGACCTTCTCAGGTGTGGATGTGGACCTGAAGTTCAATAAACCTGAATTGCGTATTCTGATCAATCGTGCCAAGGCGAGTGAACTGGGTGTATCTGTGGATGACA is a genomic window of Chitinophaga sp. LS1 containing:
- a CDS encoding efflux RND transporter permease subunit, which produces MSLPSLSLKRPVFAIVMNIIIVIFGIVGFNFLGVRDFPAIDPPIVNVRTSYAGANSDIIETQITEPLEKSINGIAGIKNISSSSSQGTSNITVEFELGIDLEAATNDVRDKVSQALRNLPPDIDAPPVVSKEDANSDYILSMTLQSNTRNQLEITEYANNVLLERLQTIPGVSSIRILGEKKYAMRLWMDPARLSAYSLTPSDVQAALARENVELPSGKIAGNATELTVRTFGRLNTEEDFNNLIIKNVNSSVIHFRDIGQAVLGPENEETILKESGVPMIALALTPQPGSNYVAITDEFYKRYEQLKKDLPPDLSTNIAIDNTRFIRKSIEEVEETLVVALVLVILIIYLFFRDWLMAFRPLVDIPVSLIAAFFIMYMCGFTINILTLLAIVLATGLVVDDGIVVTENIYKKIEAGMPRMQAAKEGSEEIFFAVIATSITLAFVFLPIVFLQGFVGRLFREFGIVVAGAVLISAFVSLTLTPVLNVKLGRKKHTHSWFYTKTEPFFTWMEDSYQSALEKFMKVRWIAILIILGCVAMIYVIFRNLQSELAPIEDRSQFRLSISAPEGTSYDYMERYMDGLTQFMIDSIPEKNIVLTVTAPGFSGGGAVNSGFANVVLTEPTERTRSQKEIVNMVNRNMFRFSEGKVFAIEQQTIQVGRRSGLPVSFVLQHINFDSLTRVLPLFLDEANSDPTFSGVDVDLKFNKPELRILINRAKASELGVSVDDISQTLQLALSNVRYGYFIRNGKQYQVMGQVFRGNRDKPTDLQNFYVRNSRGEAIQLDNVVTISEETSPPIIYHFNRYKSATISAGLAPGKTIGDGIDAMYRIYNDLQKKGVIDDSYNAALSGSSRDYAESGSNTMFALVLALVLIYLVLAAQFESWVDPFIIMLTVPLAFAGALFSLWVFGQTWNIFSQIGVIMLIGLVTKNGILIVEFANHKRDEGLEKATAAIIAATMRLRPILMTSLAMALGALPIAMSLGAAATSRIPLGIVIVGGIVFSLVLTLFVIPAMYIFLSRRKPVTEPVND